In Arctopsyche grandis isolate Sample6627 chromosome 13, ASM5162203v2, whole genome shotgun sequence, one DNA window encodes the following:
- the GluProRS gene encoding glutamyl-prolyl-tRNA synthetase, giving the protein MEVHFKKDNPPAAAVFVCELLKTKQIPIKIVWGSESKVKLDDGSIKVYETQNDILRILARQADSANIGGSTSLEWIVCDHWLSFSSVVHSDLSDLLQYFDKVLGSLTYLVANRLTIADLAVFSTLYVSKPYAELSKKASLKNVSRWMKLINSQAPVVAGIKTLSENVKVQPSSKGKNDEKSNRTKKEATPETGGRLQEGKFVDLPGAEMGKVIVRFPPEASGYLHIGHAKAALLNQYYQQAFKGKLIMRFDDTNPAKENVHFEKVILEDVEMLDIKPDIFTHTSQYFDLMLDMCERLIKEGKAFVDDTLPEQMKTEREQKVDSANRNNSVDKNLKLWTEMKNGSDIGIKCCVRAKIDMQSLNGCMRDPTIYRCKPEPHPRTGTQYKVYPTYDFACPIVDAVENVTHVLRTMEYHDRDPQFYWFIEALGLRKPYIWEYSRLSMTNTVLSKRKLTWFVENGHVDGWDDPRFPTVRGVLRRGMTVEGLKQFIIAQGSSRSVVFMEWDKIWAFNKKVIDPIAPRYTALDCTPAPVTVNIKNIDKYEAVKIPCHPKNPEVGEKIVWTGPKILIDQADAKTLKEGENTTFINWGNIKIEKIHRSSDGTVTSIDANTNLDDKDFKKTLKITWLAEAPSAPFTPTYCVFFDHIISKGVLGKDEDFKQYIGHNTRTEMSMLGDPSLASLKKGDIIQLQRKGFFKVDVGYKPATEITGRAQPCILFHIPDGHTKENPTLQKTAVADSASSKPIASVPSTTAPSNGVDTILIEITRQGDKIRQLKQDKADKKAIEPEVKLLLNLKEDYKKLTGVAWTPDAKPTAQASAPALTSSPASTAQGGVNEILGNIAKQGDTIRKLKQEKADKKTIEPEVQKLLSLKAEYKKVSGIDWTPDTKPAAQASAPVPASAPASTAQGSVNEILDNIVKQGDTIRKLKQEKADKKAIEPEVQKLLAFKADYKKVSGVDWTPDTKPIAKVETVPAVSNDENSILEKIAAQGDKIRQLKQDKADKKTLEPEVKTLLALKSEYKKATGKDWTPDTKPTSATPAPITATIAANNMDAILIKITEQGDKIRKLKSEKSDKKTIDTEVQALLSLKAEYKNLSGKDWTVNTKPSVEEKPKESAKSPPKQTTEDGASNELTNKITEQGNKVRDLKSNKASKDAVDAAVKTLLELKAEYKKVTGTDFPAAGKPTKPAAAKAPKKEKTPPGNAAVDSKKKEAPAKDKLAAPAKGQTRLGLEAQKETDLPDWYSQVITKGEMIEYYDVSGCYILRPWSYSIWDSIREFLSAEIKKLGVKDCYFPIFVSKAALEREKTHIADFAPEVAWVTKSGESDLAEPIAVRPTSETVMYPAYAKWIQSYRDLPLRLNQWNNVVRWEFQHPQPFLRSREFLWQEGHTAFASKEAADVEVLQILDLYARVYTDLLALPVVKGRKTEKEKFAGGDYTTTVEAFVAASGRGIQGATSHHLGQNFAKMFEIIFEDPDTQEKKYVFQNSWGLTTRTIGVMIMVHGDNQGLVLPPRVASVQAVVVPCGITASTTPADRKALLDSCSKLENDLDAANVRVQGDYRDNYSPGWKFNHWELKGVPIRIELGPKDMAKGQLVAVRRDSGAKITINRSTAINDIVQLLDTIHKDMLNKATVERDAHMIRVESWEQFNTVLDGKNIILAPYCGNEPCEDAIKKDSARTEVEGEAADGKTPAMGAKALCIPFDQPKVPLPAKCIHPACSSKPQFFTLFGRSY; this is encoded by the exons ATGGAAGTGCATTTTAAGAAAGACAACCCTCCTGCAG CGGCAGTTTTCGTGTGTGAACTCCTCAAAACTAAACAGATACCCATCAAGATCGTGTGGGGATCCGAATCGAAAGTGAAACTCGATGATGGTAGCATCAAAGTTTATGAAACTCAAAACGACATCTTGAGGATATTGGCGAGACAGGCTGACAGTGCCAATATTGGAGGATCTACATCCCTAGAATGGATAGTTTGCGATCATTGGTTATCTTTTTCGTCGGTGGTCCACAGCGACCTGTCTGATCTTTTGCAATACTTCGATAAAGTATTGGGTTCGTTGACTTATCTGGTCGCGAACAGATTGACGATTGCAGATTTGGCCGTGTTCAGTACTCTATATG TCTCAAAACCGTACGCAGAACTTTCTAAGAAGGCTTCGTTAAAAAATGTTTCACGGTGGATGAAATTGATCAACTCCCAAGCTCCAGTCGTTGCTGGAATCAAAACTTTGAGTGAAAATGTTAAAGTACAACCGTCTTCTAAAGGAAAAAATGA TGAAAAGTCAAACAGAACTAAGAAAGAGGCAACACCGGAAACAGGCGGACGTTTACAAGAAGGAAAATTCGTCGATTTACCTGGAGCTGAGATGGGTAAAGTCATCGTTCGATTCCCTCCAGAAGCCTCTGG ATATCTTCACATCGGACATGCCAAAGCCGCACTTTTAAACCAATACTATCAACAAGCATTTAAAGGAAAACTCATCATGAGATTCGACGATACAAATCCGGCTAAAGAGAATGTACACTTCGAAAAG GTGATTTTAGAAGATGTAGAAATGTTAGATATCAAACCAGATATCTTCACCCATACGTCCCAATATTTCGATCTAATGTTGGATATGTGTGAACGTCTCATCAAAGAAGGGAAAGCGTTCGTTGATGACACTCTTCCGGAACAGATGAAGACTGAAAGGGAGCAAAAAGTTGATAGTGCCAATAGAAACAATT CCGTCGACAAAAATCTAAAACTATGGACCGAAATGAAAAACGGTAGTGATATCGGTATTAAGTGTTGCGTAAGAGCCAAAATCGATATGCAATCTCTCAACGGTTGTATGAGAGATCCGACTATTTATCGGTGCAAGCCTGAACCGCATCCACGTACTGGTACTCAGTACAA AGTTTATCCTACGTACGACTTCGCCTGTCCAATTGTAGATGCAGTTGAAAATGTAACTCACGTTTTAAGGACTATGGAATACCACGATAGGGATCCACAGTTTTATTGGTTCATTGAAGCATTAGGATTGCGAAAACCATACATTTGGGAATACAGCAG aCTTAGTATGACGAATACAGTGCTATCAAAAAGGAAACTAACATGGTTTGTAGAAAATGGACATGTTGATGGATG GGATGATCCCCGGTTTCCAACTGTGCGTGGTGTTTTACGACGTGGTATGACCGTAGAAGGGTTGAAACAATTTATTATTGCTCAAGGCTCTTCGAGATCTGTCGTCTTTATGGAATGGGATAAAATATGGGCGTTCAATAAAAAG GTGATCGATCCAATCGCTCCTCGGTACACTGCTCTGGATTGCACCCCAGCTCCTGTAACAgtcaacattaaaaatattgacaaatacGAAGCTGTCAAAATACCGTGTCATCCAAAAAATCCAGAAGTTGGCGAAAAGATTGTATGGACCGGCCCTAAAATCCTTATTGATCAAGCTGACGCCAAAACTCTCAAAGAAGGAGAAAATACTACTTTTATAAATTggggaaatattaaaattgaaaagattCACAG ATCATCGGATGGAACGGTAACTTCGATAGACGCCAACACAAATCTAGACGATAAGGATTTCAAGAAAACTCTCAAAATCACATGGTTGGCAGAAGCACCTTCAGCTCCTTTCACACCCACTTACTGTGTATTCTTCGatcatataatttctaaaggtGTTCTCGGTAAAGACGAGGACTTTAAACAGTACATCGGTCACAATACCAGA ACGGAAATGTCCATGTTGGGTGATCCTTCATTAGCGTCTCTCAAGAAAGGCGATATAATACAACTTCAACGCAAAGGGTTCTTCAAGGTTGACGTGGGCTATAAACCAGCAACGGAAATCACCGGACGAGCTCAACCTTGCATATTATTCCACATCCCTGATGGACATACTAAAGAAAATCCAACTCTACAG AAAACTGCAGTTGCTGATTCTGCTTCTTCCAAACCAATTGCTTCAGTCCCGAGTACGACCGCTCCATCGAATGGTGTAGAtacaatattaattgaaataactCGCCAGGGTGATAAGATCAGACAGTTGAAACAAGACAAAGCTGATAAAAAAGCCATTGAACCTGAG GTGAAACTTTTACTCAATCTCAAAGAAGATTATAAAAAGTTGACAGGAGTTGCTTGGACTCCTGATGCCAAACCGACTGCACAAGCTTCCGCTCCTGCACTAACTTCTTCTCCTGCTTCTACAGCTCAGGGAGGTGTTAATGAGATTCTAGGTAATATTGCAAAACAAGGCGATACAATCAGAAAGCTCAAACAAGAAAAGGCTGATAAAAAAACTATTGAACCAGAG gtgcaaaaattattatcattgaaaGCCGAATATAAAAAGGTTAGTGGCATTGATTGGACTCCGGATACCAAACCTGCTGCACAAGCCTCCGCTCCTGTACCAGCTTCTGCTCCTGCTTCCACAGCTCAGGGCAGTGTTAATGAGATTCTAGATAACATTGTGaaacaaggagatacaatcagAAAGCTCAAACAAGAAAAGGCTGATAAAAAAGCAATCGAACCTGAG GTACAAAAATTGTTAGCTTTTAAAGCTGATTATAAAAAGGTTAGTGGAGTCGATTGGACTCCTGATACAAAACCCATTGCAAAGGTTGAGACAGTACCTGCTGTATCTAACGACGAAAATTCAATTCTCGAAAAGATAGCTGCACAAGGCGATAAAATTAGACAGCTCAAACAAGACAAAGCTGATAAGAAAACGCTCGAACCTGAG GTTAAAACACTCCTGGCTTTAAAATCGGAGTACAAGAAAGCCACCGGCAAAGATTGGACTCCCGATACGAAACCTACTTCGGCAACACCAGCACCGATAACTGCAACAATTGCCGCTAATAATATGGAtgctatattaataaaaattacggAGCAGGGCGATAAAATACGCAAACTTAAATCTGAAAAATCggataaaaaaacaattgataCTGAG GTTCAAGCCCTTCTCTCTCTGAAGGCTGAATATAAGAATCTTTCAGGTAAAGATTGGACCGTCAATACAAAGCCTTCAGTGGAAGAAAAACCAAAAGAATCAGCGAAATCTCCACCTAAACAAACCACCGAAGATGGAGCTTCTAATGAACTGACGAATAAAATTACAGAACAAGGAAATAAAGTCAGGGATTTAAAGTCTAATAAAGCTTCAAAG gATGCTGTTGATGCTGCGGTTAAGACATTATTAGAGTTGAAAGCTGAATATAAGAAAGTAACAGGTACTGATTTCCCTGCAGCCGGTAAACCAACTAAACCCGCAGCAGCAAAAGCTCCTAAAAAAGAGAAAACTCCTCCAGGCAATGCCGCTGTAGATTCGAAAAAGAAAgag gcTCCAGCTAAAGATAAACTGGCTGCACCTGCAAAGGGACAAACAAGACTTGGCCTTGAAGCACAGAAAGAGACAGATTTGCCCGATTGGTATTCGCAAGTTATCACCAAAGGTGAAATGATCGAGTATTACGACGTGTCAGGGTGTTACATTCTCAGACCTTGGTCATACAGCATTTGGGATTCGATAAGGGAATTCCTCAGTGCAGAAATCAAGAAATTGGGTGTGAAAGATTGTTATTTCCCCATATTCGTATCAAAG gcTGCTCTGGAACGGGAAAAAACGCACATTGCAGATTTCGCTCCAGAAGTAGCTTGGGTGACGAAAAGCGGTGAGAGTGATTTAGCCGAACCGATAGCTGTTCGTCCTACATCGGAGACTGTAATGTATCCAGCTTATGCCAAATGGATTCAATCTTACAGAGATCTACCTCTTCGGCTTAACCAATGGAATAATGTTGTC CGATGGGAATTCCAACATCCACAACCATTTTTGAGAAGCAGAGAATTTTTATGGCAAGAGGGACACACTGCTTTTGCTTCTAAAGAAGCTGCGGACGTAGAAGTTTTGCAAATTTTAGACTTGTATGCTCGTGTATATACCGACTTGCTGGCTTTGCCTGTGGTGAAAGGACGTAAAACAGAAAAAGAAAAGTTTGCCGGAGGTGATTACACCACAACCGTTGAAGCATTTGTGGCTGCTAGTGGTCGTGGAATTCAA GGTGCTACGAGCCATCATTTAGGTCAGAACTTTGCAAAAATGTTCGAGATCATTTTCGAAGATCCCGATACTCAAGAGAAAAAATACGTTTTCCAAAATTCTTGGGGTCTCACTACTAGAACTATCG gtGTAATGATAATGGTACATGGAGACAATCAAGGTCTTGTGCTACCGCCTCGAGTAGCGTCTGTTCAAGCCGTTGTTGTCCCGTGTGGCATAACTGCTTCAACAACTCCAGCTGATAGAAAAGCACTCCTCGATAGCTGTTCAAAATTAGAAAATGATTTAGATGCAGCAAATGTTCGTGTACAGGGAGATTATAGAGACAATTATTCGCCTGGTTGGAAATTCAATCATTGGGAATTGAag GGGGTTCCCATACGTATTGAATTAGGTCCTAAAGATATGGCGAAAGGACAATTAGTCGCCGTAAGAAGAGATTCAGGTGCTAAAATAACAATCAATAGAAGCACCGCTATAAATGACATTGTACAATTATTAGATACTATTCATAAGGATATGTTGAATAA GGCAACTGTTGAACGAGATGCTCATATGATCCGAGTCGAAAGTTGGGAACAATTCAATACAGTTTTGGACGGTAAGAATATAATATTAGCGCCATATTGTGGTAACGAACCTTGCGAGGATGCCATCAAGAAAGACAGTGcaag aacTGAAGTTGAGGGTGAAGCTGCTGATGGAAAAACACCAGCTATGGGAGCTAAAGCTTTGTGTATCCCATTCGATCAACCAAAAGTGCCATTGCCAGCTAAATGTATACATCCAGCTTGTTCGTCGAAACCGCAGTTTTTCACTCTTTTCGGTCGTAGTTACTaa
- the PolE2 gene encoding DNA polymerase epsilon subunit 2 isoform X2, with translation MVGWRELCTCQSSDLVCHILIKMDLNLKKEIAMAFKLNGFSLRKESCLFLMENFANYSADDRKNWINKIILHVQNQQLHQSIIEMSHIKLAIKESSNNGLEESETIFNVINAFQIPKFNYNIERKKFLRDEKNSLKVDLYPEARWRFQYLLDRYILILQRTARNKVFTPETLPGTKQEKGFSLRKVEHLLSCSSRINEVIVLGLLTQLTEGTYYLEDPTGAVALDLSLVRYQSGLFTEHCFVLAEGHYEDRILHVMGLVMPPAECRSISQVYYGNVNTFGGPSKTLLKNSENLSKIEKANEDAMILFLADVWLDDVKVLSRLKSLFSGYNGFPPAAIVFMGEFLSCPYGYEHGNQLKTAFKALADILSQYPQLLEACKFVFVPGSADPSSPNILPRPHLPEFITEDIRSKLGDRVIFTSNPCRIQYCTQEIVVLRHNLVTKMCRNSIHFPESGDIPDHLMKTLLGQCTLAPLSIGVQPVYWQHADALNLYPMPDLVVIADNFKPYTRSYQNCQFINPGSFPRTDFSFKVYMPASRTIEDSQIPNEDL, from the exons ATGGTAG GTTGGCGCGAACTTTGCACATGTCAGTCGTCAGATTTAGTCTGTCATATTCTTATCAAAATGGATTTGAATTTAAAGAAAGAGATTGCAATGGCGTTTAAGCTGAATGGATTTTCATTGAGAAA AGAATCTTGTTTATTTCTTATGGAAAATTTTGCTAACTATAGTGCAGATGACAGAAAAAattggataaataaaataattttacacgtTCAAAATCAACAGCTACATCAATCAATAATTGAAATGTCTCATATTAAATTAGCTATCAAg GAGAGTAGTAATAACGGTTTGGAAGAATCGGAGACAATTTTCAACGTAATCAATGCATTTCAAATAcctaaatttaattacaatattgaACGTAAGAAATTTTTGAGAGACGAAAAGAATTCATTGAAAGTTGACCTATACCCCGAAGCACGTTGGcggtttcaatatttattagatAG GTACATATTGATTTTACAACGAACTGCACGCAACAAAGTATTTACACCCGAAACATTACCTGGAACAAAACAAGAAAAAGGCTTCAGCTTAAGGAAAGTAGAACATCTTTTAAGTTGTTCCAGCAGGATCAATGAAGTCATCGTTTTAG gaCTACTCACACAACTTACGGAAGGTACTTACTATTTAGAAGACCCTACTGGAGCCGTTGCACTAGATTTGTCATTAGTAAG ATATCAGTCTGGTTTGTTTACCGAACACTGTTTCGTGTTAGCCGAGGGTCACTATGAGGATAGAATATTACACGTAATGGGTCTTGTAATGCCACCTGCCGAGTGTCGCAGTATTAGTCA agTATACTATGGAAACGTGAATACGTTTGGTGGACCGTCAAAAACCCTActaaaaaattctgaaaatttgTCTAAGATTGAGAAAGCCAACGAAGATGCAATGATACTATTTCTCGCCGATGTCTGGCTGGACGATGTTAAA GTTTTGTCCAGGTTGAAGTCATTATTTTCCGGTTACAACGGATTTCCTCCTGCTGCAATAGTATTTATGGGAGAGTTTCTGTCGTGTCCGTATGGTTATGAGCATGGAAATCAACTCAAAACGGCTTTTAAAGCTCTAGCTGATATTTTAAGCCAGTATCCTCAATTGCTGGAGGCTTGCAAATTCGTGTTCGTACCTGGAAGTGCAGATCCAtcttctccaaatatactgccGAG acCACATTTACCAGAGTTCATAACCGAAGACATTAGATCGAAACTAGGCGATCGGGTAATATTTACAAGTAATCCTTGTAGAATTCAATACTGCACTCAAGAAATAGTAGTACTTCGGCATAATCTAGTCACTAAGATGTGCCGAAACTCTATACACTTTCCGGAATCAGGCGATATTCCCGATCAT ttaatgAAAACGCTACTGGGTCAATGTACATTGGCGCCATTGTCAATCGGAGTTCAACCTGTTTATTGGCAGCATGCCGATGCTTTAAATTTGTACCCAATGCCAGATTTAGTAGTGATAGCTGATAACTTCAAACCGTATACGAGATCATATCAAAATTGTCAATTCATAAATCCG GGTTCCTTCCCTCGTACAGATTTTTCCTTCAAAGTATACATGCCTGCATCTAGAACCATAGAAGACTCTCAAATACCAAATGAAGACTTATAG
- the PolE2 gene encoding DNA polymerase epsilon subunit 2 isoform X1 → MDLNLKKEIAMAFKLNGFSLRKESCLFLMENFANYSADDRKNWINKIILHVQNQQLHQSIIEMSHIKLAIKESSNNGLEESETIFNVINAFQIPKFNYNIERKKFLRDEKNSLKVDLYPEARWRFQYLLDRYILILQRTARNKVFTPETLPGTKQEKGFSLRKVEHLLSCSSRINEVIVLGLLTQLTEGTYYLEDPTGAVALDLSLVRYQSGLFTEHCFVLAEGHYEDRILHVMGLVMPPAECRSISQVYYGNVNTFGGPSKTLLKNSENLSKIEKANEDAMILFLADVWLDDVKVLSRLKSLFSGYNGFPPAAIVFMGEFLSCPYGYEHGNQLKTAFKALADILSQYPQLLEACKFVFVPGSADPSSPNILPRPHLPEFITEDIRSKLGDRVIFTSNPCRIQYCTQEIVVLRHNLVTKMCRNSIHFPESGDIPDHLMKTLLGQCTLAPLSIGVQPVYWQHADALNLYPMPDLVVIADNFKPYTRSYQNCQFINPGSFPRTDFSFKVYMPASRTIEDSQIPNEDL, encoded by the exons ATGGATTTGAATTTAAAGAAAGAGATTGCAATGGCGTTTAAGCTGAATGGATTTTCATTGAGAAA AGAATCTTGTTTATTTCTTATGGAAAATTTTGCTAACTATAGTGCAGATGACAGAAAAAattggataaataaaataattttacacgtTCAAAATCAACAGCTACATCAATCAATAATTGAAATGTCTCATATTAAATTAGCTATCAAg GAGAGTAGTAATAACGGTTTGGAAGAATCGGAGACAATTTTCAACGTAATCAATGCATTTCAAATAcctaaatttaattacaatattgaACGTAAGAAATTTTTGAGAGACGAAAAGAATTCATTGAAAGTTGACCTATACCCCGAAGCACGTTGGcggtttcaatatttattagatAG GTACATATTGATTTTACAACGAACTGCACGCAACAAAGTATTTACACCCGAAACATTACCTGGAACAAAACAAGAAAAAGGCTTCAGCTTAAGGAAAGTAGAACATCTTTTAAGTTGTTCCAGCAGGATCAATGAAGTCATCGTTTTAG gaCTACTCACACAACTTACGGAAGGTACTTACTATTTAGAAGACCCTACTGGAGCCGTTGCACTAGATTTGTCATTAGTAAG ATATCAGTCTGGTTTGTTTACCGAACACTGTTTCGTGTTAGCCGAGGGTCACTATGAGGATAGAATATTACACGTAATGGGTCTTGTAATGCCACCTGCCGAGTGTCGCAGTATTAGTCA agTATACTATGGAAACGTGAATACGTTTGGTGGACCGTCAAAAACCCTActaaaaaattctgaaaatttgTCTAAGATTGAGAAAGCCAACGAAGATGCAATGATACTATTTCTCGCCGATGTCTGGCTGGACGATGTTAAA GTTTTGTCCAGGTTGAAGTCATTATTTTCCGGTTACAACGGATTTCCTCCTGCTGCAATAGTATTTATGGGAGAGTTTCTGTCGTGTCCGTATGGTTATGAGCATGGAAATCAACTCAAAACGGCTTTTAAAGCTCTAGCTGATATTTTAAGCCAGTATCCTCAATTGCTGGAGGCTTGCAAATTCGTGTTCGTACCTGGAAGTGCAGATCCAtcttctccaaatatactgccGAG acCACATTTACCAGAGTTCATAACCGAAGACATTAGATCGAAACTAGGCGATCGGGTAATATTTACAAGTAATCCTTGTAGAATTCAATACTGCACTCAAGAAATAGTAGTACTTCGGCATAATCTAGTCACTAAGATGTGCCGAAACTCTATACACTTTCCGGAATCAGGCGATATTCCCGATCAT ttaatgAAAACGCTACTGGGTCAATGTACATTGGCGCCATTGTCAATCGGAGTTCAACCTGTTTATTGGCAGCATGCCGATGCTTTAAATTTGTACCCAATGCCAGATTTAGTAGTGATAGCTGATAACTTCAAACCGTATACGAGATCATATCAAAATTGTCAATTCATAAATCCG GGTTCCTTCCCTCGTACAGATTTTTCCTTCAAAGTATACATGCCTGCATCTAGAACCATAGAAGACTCTCAAATACCAAATGAAGACTTATAG
- the Gnpat gene encoding dihydroxyacetone phosphate acyltransferase, with amino-acid sequence MAKEQLLFGFKDIVEPRRFNKDAVSFMSRHWDPQPAYKASKIITPSEIKKLAFESKRLDNILNDLSVALNRDKEEIKKDVAVMLEEIGLDKKMFVVRWLGIFTTKVLCSMCSSVFVNEKNIFSLKSSMGYNPVVFVPSHRSYADFVLMTYICFCYDIDLPAVAAGMDFHSMVGMGRVMRDTSAFYIRRTFATDKVYGAVFRQYVRTLITKYHAPISFFIEGTRSRSGKSMPSKYGFMSMVLEPLFTREIPDITFVPVSISYDRVMEEKLFAYELLGVPKPKETTSALLRGLSVLNENFGNIYVNVGTPFSALDYFGSSFKKSIHALKPLEIRDPSPHENKLMQKLSHEVVYRQQSGMITTTFQLVTVAVMLSIHNESPMSVEELEEYVLWLSSIVKSFGGLTFDYDTSNIKAEVSFALSVHKKLIVIDKNFKVRLINSPPFVITDDIKKRMKGHQLCEKTMSTVIPVIMLQLYINSVLHWFTSSFILYHIISKSPETKAKLWEDYESMRLLLKNEFPLNESTLFNEFEICITKLIKMDVLKTEPENTSVILLGDNDKMHTLLEVLFWPFLNCIHLLGVALCNETVIEEKTCLKSIQKTLEWQLLNKENIHPYSLSLDSIQNFIQGFVAVKALKRDKKDTGVTYTVDSTVMSRLSNWITSLLPKNTMKFYLCNPVIIEQKGILSRL; translated from the exons ATGGCTAAGGAGCAGCTCCTCTTTGGCTTTAAAGATATAGTCGAACCGAGAAGATTCAACAAGGATGCAGTCAGTTTCATGTCGAGACACTGGGATCCGCAACCTGCTTACAAAGCTTCGAAAATCATAACTccaagtgaaattaaaaagctaGCATTTGAAAGTAAACGATtggataatattttaaatgat CTATCGGTGGCGCTCAATAGAGataaagaagaaataaaaaaagatgtaGCTGTGATGTTAGAAGAAAtaggtttagataaaaaaatgtttgttgtTCGGTGGTTAGGAATTTTTACAACAAAAGTATTATGCTCAATGTGCTCCAGTGTGttcgtaaatgaaaaaaatatatttagt CTCAAATCTTCCATGGGATATAACCCTGTAGTATTCGTACCTTCGCATCGAAGCTATGCTGATTTTGTATTGATGACTTACATTTGTTTTTGCTACGATATTGATCTTCCAGCAGTGGCCGCTGGAATGG atTTTCATTCTATGGTTGGTATGGGTAGGGTAATGAGAGATACAAGTGCATTTTATATTCGGCGAACTTTTGCTACTGATAAAGTTTATGGTGCAGTATTTCGACAGTATGTTCGAACTCTCATAACTAAGTATCACGCCCCGATTAGTTTCTTTATTGAAGGTACTCGAAGTAGAAGCGGAAAAAGCATGCCATCAAAATATG GATTTATGTCCATGGTTTTGGAGCCTTTGTTTACGAGAGAGATACCCGACATTACATTTGTACCAGTGAGCATCAGCTATGATCGTGTAATGGAAGAAAAATTATTTGCATATGAACTACTAGGTGTACCCAAACCAAAAGAAACTACATCG GCATTACTAAGAGGGTTGAGTGTTTTAAATGAGAATTTCggcaatatttatgtaaatgtggGTACGCCGTTTTCAGCTCTGGATTATTTCGGTTCATCTTTCAAGAAAAGTATTCATGCATTAAAGCCGTTAGAAATAAGAGATCCTTCTCCTCACGAGAATAAGTTAATGCAAAAATTATCACATGAAGTCGTCTATAGGCAGCAATCAGGAATGATAACTACGACATTCCAATTGGTGACAGTTGCCGTCATGTTATCCATACACAATGAAAGTCCTATGAGTGTTGAAGAACTCGAAGAGTATGTTCTTTGGTTATCGTCAATCGTGAAAAGTTTTGGCGGACTTACTTTTGATTATGATACCAGTAATATAAAAGCAGAAGTAAGTTTTGCGCTTTCAGTTCACAAAAAATTAATAGTCATAGacaaaaattttaaagtgcGACTTATTAATTCTCCTCCATTTGTGATTACTGATGACATCAAAAAAAGAATGAAag gacATCAGCTCTGTGAAAAGACTATGTCTACTGTTATACCGGTTATTATGCTACAACTATATATCAATTCGGTTCTTCATTGGTTTACTTCCTCATTTATACTGTATCATATTATATCGAAATCTCCTGAAACTAAAG CTAAACTTTGGGAAGATTATGAATCTATGCGTTTACTCCTCAAAAATGAATTTCCATTGAATGAATCCACGCTTTTCAAT gAGTTTGAAATCTGCATTACAAAATTAATCAAGATGGATGTATTAAAAACTGAACCAGAGAATACTAGTGTAATTTTATTGGGAGATAATGATAAAATGCACACTCTATTAGAGGTCCTCTTTTGGCCTTTCTTAAATTGTATTCATCTATTAGGTGTCGCGTTATGTAAT GAGACAGTGATTGAAGAAAAGACTTGTTTAAAATCCATCCAGAAAACGCTTGAATGGCAATTATTAAATAAGGAAAATATTCATCCGTATAGTTTATCATTGGAttctatacaaaattttattcaagGCTTTGTAGCTGTTAAAGCATTGAAAAGAGACAAAAA GGATACTGGTGTTACTTATACTGTTGATTCCACGGTAATGTCAAGACTATCGAACTGGATTACATCTTTATTGCCGAAAAatactatgaaattttatttatgtaatccGGTAATAATTGAGCAAAAGGGTATATTGTCAAGATTGTAA